In the genome of Candidatus Nitrosotenuis sp. DW1, one region contains:
- a CDS encoding chemotaxis protein, whose protein sequence is MSKAPKKAVKPAEKEKPNASLTKKDSSTLVKKIAAVSDSTNTLSKEIKGMAKIFSENQKVLISIRDMIDTLASAIEQIQKQSKQINIIEEDSQRLFAGLNQVRSQASLVTKLHDQTSRLQDQVNKISQVQKESPSSESIMKSVSDNMASTQNNTHMIIKIAQRIDGIKENLDDISSKTEKISSVGTEIEDLKRKIQSIYDKSEKTNLESEILSLKQNLNDIAEKTESTSGIMAELESIKGQIMQVSDKAAQMDSFGDKIQGLQQELLSNMARTEAIKHLSGEVQKIESEINSLVKRADATAFVGEGLKSVQEDLAGFKDAVFNKTNTIDQKVSAISELFKRSDASASEFHKKADQLFQNMQEIRTITNKSSSNVSKEVIGLLKLSEFQSNLRILSESKYGELKDIERMAEQTASIVNLFDRISIESDEKLSLPQEVRQWAMSKMLDSADKWEIRFTDLFAVLIDKLGKELVKENIRIQQVRDIFGIRGVDEIRKELDLV, encoded by the coding sequence ATGTCAAAGGCACCAAAGAAGGCAGTAAAGCCTGCTGAAAAGGAAAAACCCAATGCCTCTCTGACAAAAAAGGACTCTAGCACACTAGTTAAGAAAATTGCAGCAGTGTCCGATTCTACAAACACATTATCCAAAGAAATCAAGGGCATGGCAAAGATATTTTCTGAAAACCAAAAGGTACTCATATCGATAAGGGACATGATTGACACACTTGCATCTGCAATTGAGCAAATCCAAAAACAATCCAAGCAGATCAACATCATAGAAGAAGACAGCCAAAGACTCTTTGCAGGGCTAAATCAGGTGCGCTCGCAAGCATCGCTTGTCACAAAGCTACACGACCAAACAAGCAGGCTTCAGGATCAGGTAAACAAGATAAGTCAGGTCCAAAAGGAATCTCCTAGCTCAGAGAGCATAATGAAATCCGTGTCTGACAACATGGCGTCCACTCAAAACAACACGCACATGATAATAAAAATCGCTCAAAGAATAGATGGCATAAAGGAAAATCTTGACGACATCTCGTCAAAGACGGAAAAAATTTCATCGGTTGGCACTGAAATTGAGGATCTCAAAAGAAAAATCCAGTCAATCTATGACAAGTCAGAAAAAACCAATCTTGAATCTGAAATACTGTCGCTAAAGCAAAATCTCAACGATATCGCAGAAAAAACGGAATCTACATCGGGAATCATGGCAGAACTTGAATCAATCAAAGGCCAAATTATGCAGGTGTCTGACAAGGCTGCACAAATGGATTCGTTTGGGGACAAAATACAGGGCCTCCAGCAAGAATTGCTCTCAAACATGGCAAGAACTGAGGCCATAAAACACCTCTCAGGCGAAGTTCAAAAAATAGAATCCGAAATTAACTCTCTGGTAAAAAGGGCTGACGCGACTGCGTTTGTCGGAGAGGGATTAAAGTCAGTACAGGAAGACCTGGCTGGATTCAAAGACGCGGTATTTAACAAAACAAACACGATAGACCAAAAAGTATCCGCGATATCCGAATTATTCAAAAGATCTGACGCGTCTGCATCAGAATTTCACAAAAAAGCTGACCAGCTGTTTCAAAATATGCAGGAAATAAGAACCATAACAAACAAGTCGTCATCAAACGTATCAAAGGAAGTAATTGGACTGCTGAAGCTGTCCGAGTTTCAGTCTAACTTGAGAATTCTCTCAGAATCCAAGTATGGTGAGCTAAAAGACATCGAAAGAATGGCAGAGCAAACTGCGTCCATAGTTAACCTGTTTGATAGGATCTCAATTGAGTCTGACGAAAAACTCTCACTCCCGCAAGAGGTAAGACAGTGGGCGATGTCCAAGATGCTAGATTCTGCAGACAAGTGGGAAATAAGATTCACCGACCTGTTTGCCGTACTGATAGACAAGCTTGGAAAAGAACTGGTCAAAGAAAACATCCGAATCCAGCAAGTGCGGGACATCTTTGGGATACGGGGTGTTGACGAAATAAGAAAAGAACTTGATTTGGTATGA
- a CDS encoding sensor histidine kinase: MEMYERMERAVERITYQIDDVLNFVKPRMSSLKNTSLNEILASVLARIEIPKTVVMTTPNKNIEFVGDIISLEIVFVNLITNALQAINNSGEITISADVKNEKIIIKIRDNGPGMPSDIVPKIFDPLFTTKQTGTGLGLTSCKTIIEQHGGHIEVESAVGKGTTFVVILPYRRIM; encoded by the coding sequence ATGGAAATGTATGAAAGAATGGAACGGGCGGTGGAACGAATCACATATCAAATAGACGACGTACTGAATTTTGTAAAGCCCCGGATGTCATCTCTGAAAAATACATCGCTCAATGAGATACTGGCATCTGTTCTGGCGAGAATAGAAATCCCCAAGACTGTCGTCATGACAACACCGAATAAGAACATAGAGTTTGTTGGAGATATAATAAGTCTGGAAATTGTCTTTGTGAATCTAATCACTAATGCGCTTCAGGCAATTAACAATTCCGGAGAAATCACAATAAGTGCAGACGTAAAAAACGAAAAAATCATAATCAAAATTCGCGATAATGGTCCTGGCATGCCAAGTGACATCGTTCCAAAAATATTTGATCCGCTGTTTACCACAAAACAGACTGGAACTGGGCTTGGCCTTACAAGCTGCAAAACCATAATTGAGCAGCATGGCGGCCACATTGAAGTTGAAAGTGCAGTTGGCAAGGGAACCACATTTGTCGTTATACTTCCTTATCGCAGAATAATGTAG
- a CDS encoding MFS transporter, with product MVESDKISRSAWMTLAILSCLGLIAMYTETMILPAIPDFIKDFDITYSTSSWILSSYLIAGAVATPIVGKLSDVYGKKKMLLIVMIVYSSGVLAGGLANSFPVMIMARIAQGIGISMFPIAFGIIREVLPERKLAIGQTLFSSTFSGGAVIGLLVGANIIQNYGWHATFFSILPVVVILAIVILRLIHVKEQKTETKPQIDLMGALALAATVVSFLVGISYLEQGTDSSFEFAGLFGITAISLGLFIAIEKRTKFPLVDLHLMTHRRLLPATLILLIVGMCTFMVYQTIPILIRSPPPLGFGGDALVVADVQLPFMIILLVGTVMSGFVLNRLGNTGLTAIGTIVSTIGFVSLLLFHSTEFMIGATLAIIAAGLSLAFVGGFNIVLLSAPIESTGIALGMTLLLNLVGQSIGPSLAAMYQQMHQGAVQGMPGRFPTTEAYDLIFLSATLISLTAVVLALALNRRKITS from the coding sequence ATGGTAGAGAGCGATAAGATCAGCCGTTCGGCATGGATGACGCTTGCCATTTTGAGCTGCTTGGGGTTAATCGCAATGTACACAGAGACGATGATTCTTCCTGCCATTCCAGATTTCATTAAGGATTTTGATATAACATACAGCACGTCATCTTGGATACTTTCATCATACTTGATTGCAGGGGCAGTTGCAACTCCCATAGTCGGCAAGCTGTCAGACGTGTACGGCAAAAAGAAAATGCTCCTAATAGTAATGATAGTGTACTCATCTGGAGTTTTGGCAGGAGGACTTGCCAATAGTTTCCCAGTCATGATCATGGCAAGAATAGCACAAGGAATCGGGATATCGATGTTCCCAATTGCCTTTGGCATTATTAGAGAAGTTTTGCCTGAGAGAAAGCTGGCAATTGGACAGACCCTGTTTAGCTCGACGTTTTCAGGCGGAGCTGTAATCGGATTATTGGTTGGCGCAAACATAATTCAGAACTACGGATGGCATGCAACATTTTTCTCAATACTTCCAGTTGTAGTAATTTTGGCAATTGTGATATTGCGATTAATTCATGTCAAAGAGCAAAAAACCGAAACCAAGCCGCAAATAGATCTAATGGGGGCACTTGCCCTAGCGGCCACAGTAGTTTCGTTTCTTGTCGGCATATCATATTTGGAGCAGGGAACGGATTCAAGCTTTGAGTTTGCAGGATTGTTTGGCATAACAGCCATATCACTTGGGTTATTCATTGCGATAGAAAAAAGAACCAAGTTTCCGCTTGTAGACTTGCACCTAATGACGCATCGGAGACTGCTTCCAGCTACCCTGATTCTTTTGATTGTAGGCATGTGCACGTTTATGGTATACCAGACGATACCGATTTTGATACGCAGTCCGCCGCCACTGGGCTTTGGGGGTGATGCACTAGTTGTCGCAGATGTACAGCTTCCATTTATGATAATTTTGCTAGTCGGCACTGTGATGTCAGGTTTTGTCCTAAACAGATTAGGTAACACAGGGCTCACAGCAATCGGGACCATAGTTAGCACGATTGGATTTGTTAGTCTTTTGCTGTTTCATTCCACAGAATTCATGATAGGTGCAACACTTGCAATAATTGCAGCTGGACTTTCTCTTGCGTTTGTCGGCGGATTCAACATTGTGCTGTTGTCAGCACCAATCGAGTCCACCGGGATAGCACTTGGGATGACGCTGCTTCTAAATTTGGTAGGCCAGTCAATAGGTCCATCACTTGCAGCAATGTACCAGCAGATGCATCAGGGGGCAGTACAAGGCATGCCAGGCAGGTTTCCCACAACAGAGGCGTATGATTTGATATTTCTTAGCGCCACCCTGATATCTCTGACAGCTGTTGTTCTTGCCCTGGCACTAAACCGAAGAAAAATCACATCGTGA
- a CDS encoding phospholipase D-like domain-containing protein — protein MGLKEIAIKQQYRTDRDDLVTDFFVPCLSNSIEYDRAVEYVTLKSISTLSLGLQNFAQNDGKIRLITGHRYRSADLNVLSKIFSKKNRTLNGNGIKHTKLGVLQDMIQKSKIQIKIAIPNSEQVDGSFSEKIGVFRDEKNDMVAYTGTSNETFNTENRNFESVDVFTSWNDRSRVDTKISDFESLWNNKTKYVQVYDFAYANENNLLKYDSHWAIETIS, from the coding sequence TTGGGACTAAAAGAAATTGCAATAAAACAACAGTATAGAACTGACAGGGATGATTTGGTCACAGACTTTTTTGTCCCATGCCTTAGCAATTCCATCGAATACGACAGGGCAGTCGAATATGTCACCCTAAAGAGCATCTCAACTTTGTCACTTGGGCTACAGAACTTTGCGCAAAACGACGGAAAAATCAGACTCATCACGGGGCACAGGTACAGGTCAGCAGACTTGAACGTCCTGAGTAAAATCTTTAGCAAAAAAAACAGGACTCTAAACGGAAACGGAATAAAACATACCAAGCTTGGGGTCCTGCAAGACATGATTCAGAAAAGCAAAATACAAATCAAAATAGCAATCCCAAATTCGGAACAGGTCGATGGTTCGTTCTCAGAGAAGATAGGGGTGTTCAGAGACGAAAAAAATGACATGGTCGCGTACACCGGAACATCAAATGAGACATTCAATACCGAAAACAGGAATTTTGAGTCAGTAGATGTATTCACATCTTGGAACGACAGGTCGCGAGTAGACACAAAGATTAGCGACTTTGAGAGCCTCTGGAACAACAAGACGAAGTATGTTCAGGTGTATGATTTTGCATACGCGAACGAAAACAACCTGTTAAAATATGATTCCCATTGGGCAATAGAAACAATTAGCTAG
- a CDS encoding cation:proton antiporter produces MIDKITPEIPHSSFITDLAIIMILASIVTLAFFKMKQPLIIGYLFAGMLLGPLSPLWTSLIPEGGEFMGLEKSGILSDVSVLNIFAELGVILLLFVIGIEFPYSKIKSIGKVAIGAGTIGLFLTLGVVFYVSSLFGLGFMDSLFLGAALSISSTAIIVKILEDTGKIKKESSILVLGMLIVEDIIAVILIATLESVTFAGSISYTSIVTIVIVAAGLIGGTLTVGTKIIPKLIDKVAATEHKEILLLSVLGLCFGYALFANVVGLSVAIGAFLAGVLVAESKSAEVSKILSSPIKDMFVAIFFVSVGALMNVAELGNYIVLAIGLIVVSVLVKFGSVMFGTWLFRQERTKSLRSAFALAGPRGEFSIVIVKTGVDIGAVSSFVFPLIGIISIISAFISPLLVRASDRVIPKLED; encoded by the coding sequence ATGATTGACAAGATCACTCCTGAAATCCCACACTCTTCGTTTATCACGGACTTGGCAATAATCATGATTTTAGCGTCAATAGTTACACTTGCGTTTTTCAAGATGAAGCAGCCGCTAATAATCGGGTACCTGTTTGCAGGAATGCTGCTCGGGCCTCTGTCTCCACTTTGGACCTCTCTCATACCGGAAGGAGGCGAGTTCATGGGCCTTGAAAAGTCAGGCATACTTTCTGATGTTTCGGTGCTCAACATCTTTGCAGAGCTTGGCGTAATTCTGCTTTTGTTTGTGATTGGAATCGAGTTCCCATATTCGAAGATAAAATCAATTGGTAAGGTAGCAATAGGTGCCGGAACAATAGGATTGTTCTTGACACTCGGCGTCGTGTTTTACGTCTCAAGTCTATTTGGCCTTGGCTTTATGGACTCGCTGTTTTTGGGTGCAGCACTATCGATCAGCAGTACTGCAATTATAGTAAAAATTCTAGAAGACACTGGGAAAATAAAAAAGGAATCATCAATTCTTGTACTGGGTATGTTGATTGTGGAAGACATTATTGCAGTAATACTGATTGCAACTCTGGAGTCAGTTACATTTGCGGGAAGCATTTCCTACACCAGTATAGTGACAATTGTTATTGTCGCAGCAGGCCTAATTGGCGGAACGCTAACTGTTGGCACAAAAATAATTCCGAAATTAATTGACAAGGTTGCTGCAACGGAGCACAAAGAAATCCTACTACTGTCAGTACTTGGATTGTGTTTTGGATATGCGCTGTTTGCAAACGTTGTAGGCCTGTCTGTTGCGATTGGCGCATTCTTAGCTGGGGTGCTGGTAGCTGAATCAAAATCAGCAGAGGTCTCAAAAATACTGTCTAGTCCAATCAAGGACATGTTTGTTGCAATATTTTTTGTCTCAGTTGGCGCCCTGATGAATGTTGCAGAGCTTGGAAACTATATTGTTCTGGCAATCGGGCTTATCGTGGTATCTGTACTGGTAAAGTTTGGCAGCGTGATGTTTGGCACTTGGTTGTTTAGGCAAGAAAGGACAAAATCGTTGCGCTCTGCATTCGCTTTGGCAGGCCCAAGGGGGGAGTTCTCCATAGTAATAGTGAAGACAGGCGTGGATATTGGGGCAGTTAGCAGCTTTGTATTTCCGCTGATTGGTATAATATCAATAATCAGCGCGTTTATTTCACCGCTTTTGGTTAGGGCAAGTGATAGGGTTATTCCAAAATTGGAGGATTAG
- a CDS encoding pirin family protein, with product MIKAIPNSQNFETKLDWLTSYHHFSFGEHYDPQKIEFGPLMVFNDDVIKAGRGFDFHSHSNMEIVTLVIDGILEHKDSMGNVGVVEPGEVQRMTAGTGVFHSEYNHSKEKPLRLLQMWVRPDKNGLKPSWEQRKFTKEQKHNKLLAIVHPDGTQDDSTSIHQDVWFYVSSLAKGAKISHHIQDRQAYLFVIDGSIAVNEKTLGSQDSAEIQKEKEISIAASENSEIILIDLPAT from the coding sequence GTGATCAAGGCAATCCCAAACAGTCAGAACTTTGAAACAAAGCTGGACTGGCTGACTAGCTATCATCATTTTTCATTTGGCGAGCATTATGACCCCCAGAAAATAGAATTTGGGCCACTGATGGTGTTCAACGACGATGTCATCAAGGCCGGAAGGGGCTTTGACTTTCATTCCCATTCTAACATGGAAATTGTGACCCTAGTAATTGACGGCATATTAGAGCACAAAGACAGCATGGGGAATGTTGGAGTTGTAGAGCCAGGAGAGGTCCAGAGGATGACTGCCGGCACTGGCGTTTTCCATTCAGAGTACAACCACTCCAAGGAAAAACCGCTCAGACTGCTCCAGATGTGGGTGCGTCCAGACAAAAACGGTCTAAAGCCGTCATGGGAGCAGCGAAAATTTACAAAAGAGCAAAAGCATAACAAGCTGCTTGCAATAGTTCATCCCGATGGCACACAGGATGATTCCACATCAATACATCAGGACGTGTGGTTCTATGTCTCTAGTTTGGCAAAAGGCGCCAAGATATCACATCATATACAAGACAGACAGGCCTACTTGTTTGTAATTGATGGGAGCATAGCAGTAAATGAAAAAACTCTAGGAAGTCAAGACTCGGCAGAAATACAAAAAGAAAAAGAAATCTCAATTGCTGCAAGTGAAAATTCTGAAATAATTCTAATCGACCTGCCAGCGACATAA
- the endA gene encoding tRNA-intron lyase: MLVDDHTLISKKEMQNTLEQRGYGEMRQDKFFLKPFESLYFLFYKKLSLSKGKKKVTFDDMVQICNDFDRDALTKFLIYRDLRVRGYTVKDGFGFGSDFRVYERGQFGEKGAKYLVFGLTEGKQEKIGQLQKNIEEITKMGKEPILAVVERRGEVIYYKLSLVRFVENTKNIDAASFVSS; this comes from the coding sequence ATGCTAGTTGACGATCACACGCTGATCTCAAAGAAGGAAATGCAAAACACACTTGAGCAAAGAGGATACGGCGAGATGCGACAAGACAAGTTTTTTCTAAAGCCGTTTGAATCACTGTATTTTTTGTTCTACAAAAAACTCTCACTTTCCAAAGGAAAAAAGAAAGTTACCTTCGATGACATGGTACAAATCTGTAATGACTTTGACCGGGATGCACTGACCAAGTTTTTGATATATCGCGACTTGCGCGTGAGGGGCTACACAGTAAAGGACGGCTTTGGGTTTGGCTCTGACTTTCGCGTATATGAGCGGGGGCAGTTTGGGGAAAAGGGCGCAAAATATCTTGTATTTGGCCTAACTGAGGGAAAACAGGAAAAAATCGGCCAGCTGCAAAAAAACATTGAGGAGATAACAAAGATGGGCAAAGAGCCCATACTTGCAGTGGTGGAAAGGCGCGGGGAGGTGATATACTACAAGCTGTCTCTGGTCAGGTTTGTGGAAAACACAAAAAACATTGACGCTGCAAGCTTTGTTTCTAGCTAA
- a CDS encoding PRC-barrel domain-containing protein produces MATILEGMTENICTADEFTGKKVVDREGIEYGKVKHIHINQETLAVSGVTIHQGFNKDYYLTNDYIDKFTTETLLLSRPPIRTGVQVVDIDGHKIGKVKRLVKNNDTNELQSIEVSDGMLHTKIISKAEVWGVGEKIILKLTKQQFKELH; encoded by the coding sequence ATGGCAACAATCCTAGAAGGAATGACTGAGAACATCTGCACGGCAGACGAGTTCACAGGAAAAAAAGTAGTTGACAGAGAAGGAATCGAGTACGGCAAAGTAAAGCACATTCACATTAACCAAGAAACACTTGCAGTATCGGGAGTCACAATCCATCAGGGATTTAACAAGGACTATTACCTGACAAATGACTACATTGACAAGTTTACCACAGAAACATTGCTGCTCAGCAGACCGCCAATTAGAACAGGTGTTCAAGTGGTTGATATTGACGGCCATAAAATTGGCAAGGTAAAGCGACTAGTCAAAAACAATGATACAAACGAACTCCAATCAATCGAGGTCTCAGACGGAATGCTTCACACAAAAATAATCTCAAAGGCCGAAGTCTGGGGAGTCGGAGAAAAAATAATACTAAAACTCACAAAACAACAATTCAAAGAACTACACTAA
- a CDS encoding peptidase → MKASLLVAIFAISLTIVGFSSAHAQFQAGGIDMPGSWYVGEGLKKGDRFSYSMCHIDYKDCAPFQMDFWFKGDRQLGSETQWEVVTVVRDGNKIIKGTMYLGKVGAEPTSSTDAVAPFSRAFKSSLVWLSAYATGETASGGKGPKQFSAPSWGKIGNIGGEQIIPTSKETIAVPEGTFDTALITWKTGGKYSRVWVLDDFPFPIKADTYAHVSSGIPPQEYQFQLLDYQANVSKDPFANIKATADMQAGLDCPKNYDLVASNQNTNTNTMIINANYGPPHPKAGCDLEWIINFKRSVNQEEFENEIHYDIAVVDPSKPGLEIIRSVAQDEGRDFLFTTSGQVRRTTPVNEYGPSTYAIIVYGTGPETTDPDPAKLGWVLINIDIQKGTAPTVPPPTTITIPTWIKNNAKWWADGTIGDSDFVSGIQYLINQKIIKIPSTTAGSGTGSNVIPSWIKNNAKWWADGTIGDSDFVSGIQYLIQQGIIKLK, encoded by the coding sequence ATGAAGGCAAGCCTCTTAGTTGCCATATTTGCAATTTCGTTGACAATAGTCGGATTTTCAAGCGCCCATGCACAGTTCCAAGCTGGCGGAATCGATATGCCGGGAAGTTGGTATGTGGGTGAGGGGCTAAAGAAAGGAGACCGATTTAGCTATTCCATGTGTCATATTGACTACAAGGACTGTGCACCATTCCAAATGGACTTTTGGTTCAAAGGCGACCGCCAATTGGGCAGCGAGACCCAATGGGAAGTAGTAACAGTAGTACGTGATGGCAACAAAATAATCAAAGGAACGATGTACCTTGGTAAGGTTGGAGCAGAACCCACAAGCAGTACTGACGCAGTCGCTCCATTTTCTCGCGCATTCAAATCATCTCTTGTCTGGCTGTCTGCATATGCAACCGGGGAGACTGCCTCTGGTGGTAAGGGGCCAAAACAATTCAGTGCGCCATCTTGGGGAAAAATTGGAAACATTGGAGGGGAGCAAATCATCCCGACATCAAAAGAAACAATCGCAGTCCCAGAGGGAACATTTGATACTGCACTAATCACATGGAAAACTGGCGGAAAGTACAGCCGAGTGTGGGTTCTAGACGACTTTCCATTCCCAATTAAGGCAGATACATACGCACATGTTTCATCAGGAATTCCTCCACAAGAATATCAATTTCAATTATTAGACTATCAGGCAAATGTCTCAAAGGATCCATTTGCAAACATCAAGGCAACTGCAGACATGCAAGCAGGACTGGACTGTCCAAAGAATTATGATCTTGTGGCGTCAAACCAGAACACAAACACAAACACTATGATAATTAACGCAAACTACGGTCCACCGCATCCAAAGGCTGGATGTGACCTTGAATGGATAATCAACTTCAAAAGATCAGTAAACCAGGAAGAGTTTGAAAACGAAATACATTACGATATTGCAGTAGTTGATCCGTCAAAGCCCGGACTTGAAATAATACGTTCAGTGGCACAGGACGAAGGGCGTGACTTTTTGTTCACGACATCGGGCCAAGTACGACGCACAACTCCAGTTAATGAATATGGTCCATCTACATATGCTATCATAGTATATGGAACCGGTCCTGAAACAACCGATCCTGATCCTGCAAAACTTGGCTGGGTGCTCATCAACATTGACATACAAAAGGGAACCGCGCCAACCGTGCCCCCGCCAACTACAATTACAATCCCTACTTGGATCAAAAACAACGCCAAGTGGTGGGCAGACGGTACGATAGGCGACTCTGACTTTGTATCTGGAATCCAGTATCTGATAAACCAAAAGATAATCAAAATTCCATCAACTACTGCTGGCTCTGGAACGGGCTCTAATGTGATTCCATCTTGGATCAAAAACAACGCCAAGTGGTGGGCAGACGGTACGATAGGCGACTCTGACTTTGTATCTGGAATCCAGTATCTGATTCAGCAGGGCATAATCAAGCTAAAATAA
- a CDS encoding VOC family protein, translating to MKQFMISPEARIGQVHLRVSDIQKSVQFYESVLGLKQITELSEKTLLSPNGKIPYLIALTKSKKELDLAQRKRLGLYHFAILLPERKYLADFFVHLQEQKNEVRIDGFADHAVSEAIYVRDPDYNGIEIYRDRPRSEWVWNENKVRMVTDPLQFEDLLKESTGQWNSMPDRTTIGHIHLHVSSIPKAEKFYSGILGFSQTASFPGAAFFGAGGYHHHIAANTWLGENALPVSKDLPGLDCFTIELPDRTSLQNTVTNLSDNKIAIRESAVGKFVQDPDQIQIQVYSKQFSVF from the coding sequence TTGAAACAATTTATGATTAGTCCAGAGGCCAGAATAGGGCAGGTGCATCTGAGGGTATCAGACATACAGAAATCTGTCCAGTTTTATGAATCAGTTCTAGGCCTAAAGCAAATTACAGAATTATCAGAGAAGACACTGCTTTCGCCAAACGGAAAGATTCCGTATTTGATTGCACTGACAAAATCAAAAAAAGAACTGGATCTTGCACAAAGAAAAAGACTTGGGTTGTATCATTTTGCAATATTGCTCCCAGAAAGAAAATACTTGGCAGACTTTTTTGTCCACCTACAAGAACAAAAAAATGAGGTAAGGATAGACGGATTTGCAGATCACGCAGTATCAGAGGCAATCTATGTTCGAGATCCTGACTACAATGGAATTGAGATTTATCGCGACAGACCTAGATCAGAGTGGGTTTGGAATGAAAACAAAGTACGCATGGTAACTGATCCACTGCAGTTTGAGGACTTGCTCAAAGAATCAACGGGACAGTGGAACAGTATGCCAGACAGGACTACGATAGGCCACATTCACCTTCATGTATCCAGCATTCCAAAGGCAGAAAAGTTCTATTCCGGAATACTTGGGTTCTCACAAACTGCCTCATTTCCGGGAGCAGCATTCTTTGGCGCAGGAGGATACCATCATCACATAGCGGCAAACACGTGGCTTGGAGAAAACGCGCTGCCAGTATCCAAAGACCTCCCAGGCCTTGACTGTTTCACAATAGAATTGCCAGATAGAACCTCACTGCAAAACACAGTAACGAATCTCTCAGATAACAAAATAGCAATAAGAGAAAGCGCTGTTGGAAAATTTGTGCAAGACCCAGATCAAATCCAGATTCAGGTTTATTCAAAACAGTTCTCTGTCTTTTAG
- a CDS encoding nitroreductase/quinone reductase family protein: MKNQALRATLTTYGRKTGAEHTVQLRAVSHNGMIYFSRRNSESDWLKNALANPKVRVGFDDKMYGGTASLVSDKSLAKKISELKYPGEQRAQEVRVVLQVMLE; this comes from the coding sequence GTGAAAAATCAGGCATTAAGAGCAACTCTTACCACATACGGCAGAAAAACAGGCGCAGAGCACACAGTGCAGCTTCGGGCAGTGTCACATAATGGAATGATATACTTTTCTCGCAGAAACTCTGAATCAGACTGGCTAAAGAACGCCTTGGCAAATCCCAAGGTAAGAGTGGGCTTTGACGATAAGATGTACGGCGGAACCGCATCGCTTGTAAGCGACAAGTCACTTGCAAAAAAAATTTCAGAGCTAAAGTACCCAGGAGAGCAAAGGGCTCAAGAAGTAAGAGTCGTCTTGCAGGTAATGCTAGAATAG
- a CDS encoding 50S ribosomal protein L16 produces the protein MHGGCYRIGNGQPYARKDFIKGKPQIKIAKFQGGKRGEYDFCVQLCSNEKMQIRHMAIESARLSANKTLEQTTGETGYYSLLRIYPHILLRENKMIATAGADRLQEGMRRAFGKAVSLGARVKQGQCIMEMHVKKEHVEKAKKALHDACVKLPITPQIKVIPLKKN, from the coding sequence ATGCACGGTGGATGTTACAGAATAGGAAACGGACAGCCTTATGCAAGAAAAGATTTCATCAAGGGAAAGCCGCAAATAAAAATTGCCAAGTTCCAAGGTGGAAAAAGAGGCGAGTATGATTTCTGTGTCCAGCTATGCTCAAATGAAAAGATGCAGATAAGACACATGGCAATAGAATCAGCAAGACTTTCTGCAAACAAGACATTGGAGCAGACAACCGGCGAGACAGGTTATTATTCACTTTTGAGGATTTATCCACACATTTTGCTTCGAGAAAACAAAATGATTGCAACTGCAGGAGCAGATAGACTTCAGGAGGGAATGAGACGAGCGTTTGGAAAGGCGGTAAGTTTGGGAGCACGAGTAAAGCAAGGCCAGTGCATCATGGAAATGCACGTCAAAAAGGAACACGTAGAGAAGGCAAAAAAAGCACTGCATGATGCATGTGTGAAACTTCCGATAACTCCGCAGATCAAGGTAATCCCATTAAAGAAAAACTAG